Proteins from a single region of Carassius auratus strain Wakin unplaced genomic scaffold, ASM336829v1 scaf_tig00041264, whole genome shotgun sequence:
- the LOC113085074 gene encoding tubby-related protein 3-like isoform X1, whose translation MSYYSRPSSSSSFGSIITTSTLEDDSLNLRQQKLEKQRALLEQKQRRKRQEPLMVQPNSEGRPRRSRPRRSEEQAPLVETHLSTASDIILDGIDGPAALLGSEAPDLCCKIQVQSVSRPQQTSLPSAEEPDTHTLLERRGLSGSMNYDEASEDEDEDDEDEDEEPNTESNRPASASSTKSTTECVPLGSPSPEGSSIEVDNLEEFVLRPAPRGVTVKCRISRDKKGMDRGLYPTYFMHLEREDGKKVFLLAGRKRKKSKTSNYLISVDATDLSREAESFIGKLRSNLMGTKFTVYDNGTNPSKTPGALLEETNTRQELATICYETNVLGFKGPRKMTVIIPGMNMNFERVPVRPACEQESLLSKWQNLSLENLIELHNKAPVWNDDTQSYVLNFHGRVTQASVKNFQIVHENDPEYIVMQFGRVAEDIFTLDFNYPMCALQAFAIGLSSFDSKLACE comes from the exons ATGAGTTACTACAGCAG GCCCTCCAGTTCCTCCAGCTTCGGGTCCATCATCACGACCAG CACACTGGAGGATGACAGTCTGAACCTCAGACAGCAGAAACTGGAGAAACAG AGGGCGCTCCTGGAGCAGAAGCAGCGGCGAAAGCGTCAGGAACCGCTGATGGTCCAGCCGAACTCAGAGGGACGTCCCCGGCGCTCGCGTCCCCGCCGAAGTGAAGAACAAGCCCCGCTCGTGGAGACACACCTCAGCACCGCCAGCGACATCATCCTGGACG gcatcGACGGCCCCGCGGCTCTGCTGGGGTCAGAAGCTCCAGATCTGTGCTGTAAGATCCAGGTTCAGTCGGTCAGTCGACCGCAGCAGACCTCACTGCCCTCCGCAGAagaaccagacacacacacactgctggagagacgcg GACTGTCTGGCAGCATGAACTACGACGAGGccagtgaggatgaggatgaagatgatgaggatgaagatgaagagcCGAACACAGAGAGCAATCGTCCTGCGTCGGCCTCCAGCACCAAATCCACCacg GAGTGTGTCCCGCTGGGCTCCCCGTCGCCCGAGGGCTCCTCCATAGAGGTGGATAATCTGGAGGAGTTTGTGCTCCGTCCGGCTCCGAGGGGGGTCACCGTCAAGTGTCGCATCTCACGGGACAAGAAGGGCATGGACCGCGGTCTCTATCCCACGTACTTCATGCACCTGGAGAGAGAAGACGGCAAGAAG gtgttcTTACTGGCCGGACGCAAGAGGAAAAAGAGCAAAACCTCCAACTATCTGATCTCTGTGGACGCCACAGATCTGTCCCGAGAGGCGGAGAGCTTCATAGGAAAACTGAG GTCGAATCTGATGGGAACCAAGTTTACGGTGTACGATAACGGCACGAACCCCTCGAAAACCCCCGGAGCGCTGCTGGAGGAGACCAACACTCGGCAGGAGCTCGCCACCATCTGCTAC gagacCAATGTTCTGGGCTTCAAAGGGCCACGGAAGATGACCGTCATCATTCCTGGGATGAACATGAACTTCGAGCGTGTTCCGGTTCGTCCGGCGTGT gagcaGGAGTCTCTGCTGAGTAAATGGCAGAATCTCTCGCTGGAGAATCTGATCGAGCTGCACAATAAAGCGCCGGTGTGGAACGACGACACACAGTCTTACGTGCTCAACTTCCACGGCAGGGTCACGCAGGCCTCCGTCAAGAACTTCCAGATCGTGCACGAGAACGACC CTGAATACATCGTGATGCAGTTTGGTCGTGTGGCGGAGGACATCTTCACTCTGGACTTTAACTACCCCATGTGTGCCCTGCAGGCCTTTGCTATCGGCCTGTCCAGCTTCGACAGCAAACTGGCCTGCGAGTGa
- the LOC113085074 gene encoding tubby-related protein 3-like isoform X2, protein MILATVRQLLSRALLEQKQRRKRQEPLMVQPNSEGRPRRSRPRRSEEQAPLVETHLSTASDIILDGIDGPAALLGSEAPDLCCKIQVQSVSRPQQTSLPSAEEPDTHTLLERRGLSGSMNYDEASEDEDEDDEDEDEEPNTESNRPASASSTKSTTECVPLGSPSPEGSSIEVDNLEEFVLRPAPRGVTVKCRISRDKKGMDRGLYPTYFMHLEREDGKKVFLLAGRKRKKSKTSNYLISVDATDLSREAESFIGKLRSNLMGTKFTVYDNGTNPSKTPGALLEETNTRQELATICYETNVLGFKGPRKMTVIIPGMNMNFERVPVRPACEQESLLSKWQNLSLENLIELHNKAPVWNDDTQSYVLNFHGRVTQASVKNFQIVHENDPEYIVMQFGRVAEDIFTLDFNYPMCALQAFAIGLSSFDSKLACE, encoded by the exons ATGATTCTAGCGACTGTGCGTCAACTTCTTTCT AGGGCGCTCCTGGAGCAGAAGCAGCGGCGAAAGCGTCAGGAACCGCTGATGGTCCAGCCGAACTCAGAGGGACGTCCCCGGCGCTCGCGTCCCCGCCGAAGTGAAGAACAAGCCCCGCTCGTGGAGACACACCTCAGCACCGCCAGCGACATCATCCTGGACG gcatcGACGGCCCCGCGGCTCTGCTGGGGTCAGAAGCTCCAGATCTGTGCTGTAAGATCCAGGTTCAGTCGGTCAGTCGACCGCAGCAGACCTCACTGCCCTCCGCAGAagaaccagacacacacacactgctggagagacgcg GACTGTCTGGCAGCATGAACTACGACGAGGccagtgaggatgaggatgaagatgatgaggatgaagatgaagagcCGAACACAGAGAGCAATCGTCCTGCGTCGGCCTCCAGCACCAAATCCACCacg GAGTGTGTCCCGCTGGGCTCCCCGTCGCCCGAGGGCTCCTCCATAGAGGTGGATAATCTGGAGGAGTTTGTGCTCCGTCCGGCTCCGAGGGGGGTCACCGTCAAGTGTCGCATCTCACGGGACAAGAAGGGCATGGACCGCGGTCTCTATCCCACGTACTTCATGCACCTGGAGAGAGAAGACGGCAAGAAG gtgttcTTACTGGCCGGACGCAAGAGGAAAAAGAGCAAAACCTCCAACTATCTGATCTCTGTGGACGCCACAGATCTGTCCCGAGAGGCGGAGAGCTTCATAGGAAAACTGAG GTCGAATCTGATGGGAACCAAGTTTACGGTGTACGATAACGGCACGAACCCCTCGAAAACCCCCGGAGCGCTGCTGGAGGAGACCAACACTCGGCAGGAGCTCGCCACCATCTGCTAC gagacCAATGTTCTGGGCTTCAAAGGGCCACGGAAGATGACCGTCATCATTCCTGGGATGAACATGAACTTCGAGCGTGTTCCGGTTCGTCCGGCGTGT gagcaGGAGTCTCTGCTGAGTAAATGGCAGAATCTCTCGCTGGAGAATCTGATCGAGCTGCACAATAAAGCGCCGGTGTGGAACGACGACACACAGTCTTACGTGCTCAACTTCCACGGCAGGGTCACGCAGGCCTCCGTCAAGAACTTCCAGATCGTGCACGAGAACGACC CTGAATACATCGTGATGCAGTTTGGTCGTGTGGCGGAGGACATCTTCACTCTGGACTTTAACTACCCCATGTGTGCCCTGCAGGCCTTTGCTATCGGCCTGTCCAGCTTCGACAGCAAACTGGCCTGCGAGTGa